The region GCACTTAAGGATCGAGACATTCTGCCCCTGGCCGGTGGCATTCAAGCCGTTTTCACCCCAGGACACACGCCAGATCATATGTCGCTCTATCATATCCCGACGCAAACGTTAATTGCCGGCGATGCATTAAACTCAAAGGACGATAAGCTCCTGCCCTTCGACAACTATTACACGTTGGATCATTCTACTGCGCTGAAGTCGATTGCCAAGCTGCTAGACCTGGATATTAAAAAAGTGATCACCTATCATGGTAACGAAGCTACTCATCGAATTAAGGAAAGTCTCCAGAATATAGTAAATACAACAGGCCAATGATCTTGAGGATCATTGGCCTGTTATTCTGTTCTTAGTAGACGCCTACCGCATTGTAAGCTTTAGTTACAGCAGTTACTTGAGCCGAGCCTGCTCCAAACAATTCAGTAGCCGATTGAATGATTGCTGTACGTGCAGCAGAGAAATTAGATGAGGTTGTAAGGTAATATACAAGTGCATTGTAATAGATTTGAACAGCATCCTCACGGCCGATACCTGTGACCGTTACACCGTTAAACGTACCGCCCTGAGCAGCCAGATAGAAGGCTTTGTTATTGATGCCGCTGTTCGTATGCACACCGCCTTCGTCAGCGGTGCCGGTATAACGGTCGCTGTATTTGTCAGGCTGGCCGTACAATGGCGGATTAGCCAGTGAGCGTAGTGCGTCCCCCGCTATGCCCGGTGTATAAATTTTATCACCAATCAGCCAGTTCGCACCTTCAATTGAATTTCCGATGATGTCGGAGAAGGACTCATTGAGTGCCCCTGGTTCTCCGTAGTATTCAAGATTGGATGTTTTCTCAGTCACGCCATGCGTCAACTCATGGCCTATCACATCCAAATCACCGGACAGCAGAGTAAAGGTAGACCCATCCCCATCACCGAAAACAATCTGCGCACCATTCCAAAAAGCGTTGTTATAGGAAGTGTAGTAATGGACGGTTGAACGGATCTGCAGTCCGTTGTTGTCCAGGCTGTTGCGGCCGAAATGCTGGAGATAATAATCATAGGTTCTCTCAGCATAGGTGTGGGCATCTACAGCGGCTTTGTCTGTCCAGATATTGTTAGTGCTGGTTAAGAGCGTCCCCGGAAGAGAGGTCTTGTTCTTGGCGGTATAGGTCACAATGCCCTTGCCGCGGGTGCTGTCGTAGAGCTGGTAGGTTGAACCCGAGAGGCGTGTCTCGAACGTTTTGGTATCTCCAAATACTCCAGTACCCGTACCCGTCAGGTTCTCTAAGATATTATATTTGAACACTACGCTGCCATTCTCTGCAGAAATGAAGTACCGTATCCGCAAAGGCTCGGGTTCCAGAACGTTCACTTCTGTTTTATAGACTAATTGAGGTTCTCCGTCAACGATAAAATAATACAAATCCGCTGTAGGAGTAACTTGGGGCTCACCAAGCGGTCCATGTTCCAGCGTAGCATCCTGACCGGCTGCCGCGATGGCATCTGCTCCGGATATGGTTTGGAGTTGAATCAGCGGCTGCGGAATGGTCTGGTAGACATCTTCAACTACACTTCCCAGCAGGGAGGTAACATTGCCGGCTTTGTCGATATGCAGGGTCTGATCGGCTCCATATACCGGAATCCCCGAGATATACTGGCTTAACCGGTAATGCTGGCTGCCTGTTTTGCTGTTTGTTTCTTGCTCTGTGATTTTAAATTTCCCCCGAATGTCCCCCTTAGCCGAAAGATGCAGGTTCCCTTTAACACTTTCAAGATATCCCCATACCTTGTCCTCAGAAGCAGAGTCTGCTGGGGTTTTCCAGGCTTGGTCCGTAATTGAAATAGGAGAAGAGCCTGAGAAGAGCTCTACAGGATTACTCTCATTGTTTTCAGCGGCACTGCCCATCGAGGCAAAGGACCCAAGCGCCACAACCCCTGCAAAAAGTGTAACTACAGTCTTTTTCATAATCATTACTCCTCCGATCAAATTGGTTGGTTTAAAGATGTGCCTGTGCACTTTCTCAAGCTGCGATCTGAGGTGCAAGGACTACGGCGGCAAACAACCCTAATGTACGGAGGGAAAGTGTGGAGACGGCAAGACCCCTTTCATGAAATTTACAACTACATACTTGTTTCACAGAGCCTAGAAATGGATATTTATGTTAATAATGTAATTATAGTGTTTTCAGTATATTCAGGTTTTTGCATATCAACTATGATCAGAATCACAATTAATGCAATAAAAATAATTGCGCAACAAGCAGTTATATATGCAAAGTAAATTTTACTTAGGGAATCAAGAGATTGGAGAGCGGTTGTTCAGCGAGGGGAATTTTCACAGCCATGCCGGTCATCAAGTGCTTACACGTTACATTGCCAAGACGGAATTTCTGCTCGGCCTGAGTATAGTCTGGACAAATACAAGGCGATGATTGATGAATTTCTGCACCGTGGGGAAACCCGCTGATTCTATAGCCGTGACTCATTCTTGCAAGCCGCCTTTGGCGGTTTTTTTGTTAGTTAAAAACCCTTTATGTTATTCATACTTTTTAAACATTAACCTTTACAAAGTAGAAAGGGTATTGTATATTTAGATCATAAAAAGGGTATTTTTACCATTACACTTAACTATTATGGAGGTGTAGGAGACAAACAACAATCAGATTGGGATTTTTGACAGGCAGCACAGGGCGTTGACGATTGGTATTATGCTGGTTCTAACCACCGTAGCTTTCGAGGGGCTGGCTATTACGACAATTGCTGCGAGAATGGCACAAAGCTTGCAGGGTATTCATTCATACGGTTGGATTTTCAGCGCATTTTTGTTATCTCAGCTGATTGGAACCTTGGTTATCGGTCAAATGGTTGACAAGCGCGGCGTTTTCACCTCGTTGCTCGTGTCGTTTAGTATTTTTGTGCTTGGAACTGTGGTTGCGGCTGTTTCTTTTGATATGCACATGCTTATTGCAGGAAGAGCCCTTCAAGGTTTTGGGGCGGGAGCTCTGATCACATGCATTTATACCTGTGTAACGTTGCATTATTCGGATGCTCTGCGCACTCAGATTTTAGCGGCATTCTCCATGGCATTTGTCCTGCCTTCCTTAATAGGACCTTACCTGGCAGGCCTTATTGCCTCCTATATGTCATGGCGATTTGTTTTCTGGATGGTTGTACCCCTGATTGGATTGGCATTGAGTCTCACCTTCCGCTCTTTCCGTGAACTGCAACTTCGGCAAGTACTGACGGGTCCAGCCCCAAAGGCAGACTCGAAGACTCTTCATGCAATCCTGCTTACCATTGGAACGGGGCTACTACTCACAGGACTCGGTATGATAACCGATTGGACAGGAATTGTACTCACTCTAGGTGGTTTAATCGTCATGATCCCACCCATGCGGATACTGCTGCCTAAGGGCTCTTTTGCGGTAAAAAAAGGATTGCCTGCTACATTGGTTTCCAGGGGGCTGTATGTGGCTTGTTATTTTACAACGGAGAGTTTTGTGATTTTGGCGCTAACCGAAGTAAAGGGCTTATCAGCAGATCTTGCCGGCCTCATTGTCGCAGCAGGTTCCTTGAGTTGGTCCGCCGCAGCGTGGTTGCAGGCGAAGCTTGATGTACGAGATCAAGGTTATGGCCGAAAACGCAGAGTTATGGTAGGTATCGGGATTATGATCGCTGGGACTGTACTTGTGATCCTGGCCCTTATGCTGTCGGAAGGTGGAATCATACTCGTCTTACTCTCGCAAATGATTACCGGCTTCGGTGTTGGATTGGCTAATCCTACGACCGCAGCCATTGCTCTACAACATGCGGCGCCCGGG is a window of Paenibacillus sp. FSL H3-0469 DNA encoding:
- a CDS encoding M4 family metallopeptidase gives rise to the protein MKKTVVTLFAGVVALGSFASMGSAAENNESNPVELFSGSSPISITDQAWKTPADSASEDKVWGYLESVKGNLHLSAKGDIRGKFKITEQETNSKTGSQHYRLSQYISGIPVYGADQTLHIDKAGNVTSLLGSVVEDVYQTIPQPLIQLQTISGADAIAAAGQDATLEHGPLGEPQVTPTADLYYFIVDGEPQLVYKTEVNVLEPEPLRIRYFISAENGSVVFKYNILENLTGTGTGVFGDTKTFETRLSGSTYQLYDSTRGKGIVTYTAKNKTSLPGTLLTSTNNIWTDKAAVDAHTYAERTYDYYLQHFGRNSLDNNGLQIRSTVHYYTSYNNAFWNGAQIVFGDGDGSTFTLLSGDLDVIGHELTHGVTEKTSNLEYYGEPGALNESFSDIIGNSIEGANWLIGDKIYTPGIAGDALRSLANPPLYGQPDKYSDRYTGTADEGGVHTNSGINNKAFYLAAQGGTFNGVTVTGIGREDAVQIYYNALVYYLTTSSNFSAARTAIIQSATELFGAGSAQVTAVTKAYNAVGVY
- a CDS encoding MFS transporter; amino-acid sequence: MLVLTTVAFEGLAITTIAARMAQSLQGIHSYGWIFSAFLLSQLIGTLVIGQMVDKRGVFTSLLVSFSIFVLGTVVAAVSFDMHMLIAGRALQGFGAGALITCIYTCVTLHYSDALRTQILAAFSMAFVLPSLIGPYLAGLIASYMSWRFVFWMVVPLIGLALSLTFRSFRELQLRQVLTGPAPKADSKTLHAILLTIGTGLLLTGLGMITDWTGIVLTLGGLIVMIPPMRILLPKGSFAVKKGLPATLVSRGLYVACYFTTESFVILALTEVKGLSADLAGLIVAAGSLSWSAAAWLQAKLDVRDQGYGRKRRVMVGIGIMIAGTVLVILALMLSEGGIILVLLSQMITGFGVGLANPTTAAIALQHAAPGKEGEMSSNLQFVDSFYMGVSIGVGGALIALSDTLQWGISTGVVIVLTLQLLWVLLSFLASLRITELVHQEHHPISQSKENLPM